The following coding sequences lie in one Pirellulales bacterium genomic window:
- a CDS encoding heme-dependent peroxidase, which yields MSNATSDVSLEPHEGWHCSHLYYRFCRGGLAKMTPAQIADGKSALVAALDPAGPEATARLQTSVVGGHKADFSLLLLDPNPLKIDAIHQRVLAGPLGSAMVPTYSFVSITEVSEYVPTVEQYGQRLVDEGEQVDSPAYKAKLKAYENREAMMRKQRLMPELPPWPSTCFYPMNKKRKVGENWFTLPFAERNKLMAEHGRTGMTFGGKVTQLITASTGFDDWEWGVTLWARNPQFLKDIVYRMRFDEASARYAEFGPFYVSYVMTAAEMLEHCRVGMAG from the coding sequence ATGAGTAACGCCACATCCGACGTTTCGCTCGAACCCCATGAAGGTTGGCACTGCAGCCATCTTTATTATCGCTTTTGCCGCGGCGGACTTGCCAAGATGACGCCGGCGCAAATAGCCGACGGCAAATCCGCGCTCGTTGCGGCGCTCGATCCCGCAGGACCAGAGGCGACGGCGCGGTTGCAAACGAGCGTGGTCGGCGGCCACAAAGCCGATTTCAGTCTGCTGCTGCTCGATCCGAATCCGCTCAAAATCGACGCGATTCACCAGCGCGTACTGGCAGGGCCGCTTGGATCGGCGATGGTGCCAACCTATTCGTTTGTGTCGATCACCGAGGTCTCGGAGTACGTGCCGACCGTCGAGCAATATGGCCAGCGGCTTGTCGACGAAGGAGAGCAGGTGGATAGCCCCGCATACAAGGCGAAGCTAAAGGCCTACGAAAACCGCGAAGCGATGATGCGGAAACAGCGGCTTATGCCGGAACTTCCGCCCTGGCCATCGACGTGCTTCTATCCGATGAATAAAAAACGCAAAGTTGGCGAAAACTGGTTCACCTTGCCCTTCGCCGAACGGAACAAGCTGATGGCCGAGCACGGCCGCACGGGGATGACCTTTGGCGGTAAAGTGACGCAGCTCATCACGGCCTCGACGGGCTTTGACGACTGGGAATGGGGCGTCACGCTATGGGCGCGCAATCCGCAGTTCCTGAAGGACATCGTCTATCGAATGCGGTTCGACGAAGCCAGCGCTCGCTACGCCGAGTTCGGACCATTTTATGTTAGCTATGTGATGACGGCGGCTGAGATGCTGGAGCATTGTCGAGTCGGCATGGCCGGCTGA
- a CDS encoding flagellar biosynthesis anti-sigma factor FlgM, translating into MQIQGLGQLHQVQRINAPHISRIYEPTTPAASSPLDTTDELHLSPAAEMAGRMSEIPDIRWERVDAIKAAIAEGSYVTDAKLDVAMERLLDEIA; encoded by the coding sequence ATGCAAATCCAAGGTCTTGGCCAGTTACATCAGGTGCAAAGAATTAATGCTCCTCACATCAGCCGCATTTACGAGCCAACAACGCCCGCCGCGTCGTCGCCGCTCGACACCACCGATGAATTACATCTTTCGCCAGCCGCCGAAATGGCCGGCCGGATGAGCGAAATTCCCGACATTCGCTGGGAACGAGTCGACGCGATCAAGGCCGCCATTGCCGAGGGCTCCTATGTAACCGACGCCAAGCTCGACGTGGCGATGGAACGATTGCTCGACGAGATTGCGTAA
- the odhB gene encoding 2-oxoglutarate dehydrogenase complex dihydrolipoyllysine-residue succinyltransferase, whose protein sequence is MSVELIVPEVGESITEVQIAQWRKRVGDRTDKDENLVEIESDKATVELPAPVTGTLTQILKQAGEKAQVGEVIGYMDATAVATKSPPPSALDAKRPSPAESKRPLQQVAAESRIMPAADRMLAQQRIRPETVTATGPGGRMLKEDVERTVEERRGTAPATTTPVPAKPTAEIVAADFQRQPSSGGALATGYPREEELVVMSPIRRRIAERLVEAQQTAALLTTFNECDLGEVMALRARHREQYEQRYGVKLGFMSFFVKAVVDALKIVPQLNAEVRDPHIVYRNYYDIGIAVGGGKGLVVPILRNAEFMSFAEIEQQVADFGRRAAENKVKLEELQGGTFTISNGGVYGSMLSTPIINPPQSGILGLHAIQDRPVARNGQVVIRPMMYLALTYDHRIVDGREAVLFLKRIKDVIEEPSRMLLEI, encoded by the coding sequence ATGTCCGTCGAACTTATAGTACCTGAAGTCGGTGAATCGATTACTGAAGTGCAAATCGCACAGTGGCGAAAGCGCGTGGGGGATCGAACCGATAAAGATGAAAACCTGGTTGAAATCGAAAGCGACAAGGCGACCGTCGAATTGCCGGCCCCAGTTACTGGTACGCTAACGCAAATCTTGAAGCAGGCGGGAGAAAAGGCGCAGGTCGGCGAAGTGATCGGCTACATGGATGCTACGGCCGTGGCCACGAAGAGTCCTCCGCCGTCGGCGCTGGATGCCAAGAGGCCATCCCCGGCGGAAAGCAAACGGCCGTTGCAACAGGTCGCGGCCGAGTCGCGAATCATGCCGGCTGCCGATCGAATGCTGGCGCAACAGCGCATCCGCCCTGAAACGGTGACGGCGACCGGTCCCGGCGGACGGATGCTGAAGGAAGATGTGGAGCGGACGGTGGAAGAACGCCGCGGAACCGCTCCCGCGACCACGACGCCCGTTCCAGCAAAACCGACCGCCGAGATTGTAGCCGCAGATTTTCAGCGGCAGCCATCCAGCGGCGGAGCATTGGCGACGGGCTACCCGCGCGAAGAAGAACTGGTCGTGATGAGCCCGATTCGTCGTCGCATTGCCGAGCGGCTGGTCGAGGCGCAACAAACCGCGGCGCTGCTCACCACGTTCAACGAATGTGACCTGGGCGAAGTGATGGCCCTGCGTGCCAGGCACCGCGAGCAGTACGAACAGCGGTACGGCGTGAAGCTCGGCTTCATGTCGTTTTTCGTCAAGGCCGTTGTCGATGCACTCAAGATCGTGCCGCAGTTGAACGCCGAAGTGCGCGATCCGCATATCGTCTACCGCAACTACTACGACATCGGCATCGCGGTCGGCGGCGGCAAAGGACTGGTCGTGCCGATCCTGCGTAATGCCGAGTTCATGAGCTTTGCGGAAATCGAGCAACAAGTCGCCGACTTCGGCCGGCGCGCCGCGGAAAACAAGGTGAAGCTCGAAGAATTGCAAGGCGGCACATTCACGATCTCCAACGGCGGCGTTTACGGCTCGATGCTGTCAACGCCGATCATCAATCCGCCGCAAAGTGGCATTTTGGGTTTGCACGCGATCCAGGACCGCCCAGTCGCGCGCAACGGGCAAGTGGTGATCCGGCCGATGATGTACTTGGCGCTGACGTACGACCATCGCATTGTTGATGGCCGTGAAGCAGTGCTGTTCTTGAAGCGGATTAAGGACGTGATCGAAGAGCCGTCGCGGATGCTGCTGGAGATTTAG
- a CDS encoding 2-oxoglutarate dehydrogenase E1 component, whose product MNELEASVGSLSLEFVEGLMADYLRDSESVSPDWRSYFDEMLHHRSASNGRGAMQRIARHDSGQGNGLAVKQIGPSFHPASLFKPPRIGGDGVALAPLPQAASPAEQWHMAVLQDRVDQLVRAYRVRGHLVAQIDPLGLPRPELPELDPHYYGFTDVDLDREFSTDTIEGPQSMTLRRILQRLRNTYCRSIGVQFMHMDDLQVRRWLQERMEGTENRCKLQRREQLRILHGLTSAVVFEEFVQRRFLGAKSFSLEGAESLIPLLELTIERAGEHKIDEIVLAMAHRGRLNVLANVMGKSAQQIFREFADIDPELHIGRGDVKYHLGHSTDVKTGCGHRVHLSLCFNPSHLEFVNPVAIGRMRAKQDRVDDLDRRRGMALLIHGDAAFAGEGVIQETLNMSQLDGYQIGGTLHVVVNNQIGFTTSPSEGRSTTYATDIAKMLQIPIFHVNGEDPEAVAQAIRLGMDFRREFQRDVVIDMYCYRRRGHNEADEPSFTQPQLYQAIEERKNVREGYLDHLLKLGGINREEADHIASELRERLDRELSVAKSEEYVPRSDLAGFWAFYIGGREREAAEVETEMKRERLVELLHKLSQTPSDFQPHPKIERLLNARREMAEGKRPLDWAAAEALALGSLAVQGLRVRLTGQDSERGTFSHRHAVLHDVHHGRRYMPLANLAADQAPVEIYNSPLSEAGVLGFEYGYSLDCPDGLVLWEAQFGDFVNAAQVVIDQFIVSAEDKWRRLSGVVLLLPHGFEGMGPEHSSARLERFLSLAAKDNIQVANPTTPAQFFHCLRRQVLRVWRKPLVLMTPKSLLRHPQAVSPLDDFDCGNFHRVLPDVAPHERTTVDRILLCSGKIYYELEHKRRELGKHNVAIVRMEQLYPLPRGLLSSALAGYRDGTPAFWVQEEPENMGAWRFIRIQFGQRLLDRFPLSGIYRQSAASPATGSASSHRLEQEKILVAALGE is encoded by the coding sequence ATGAACGAACTCGAAGCATCCGTCGGCAGTCTGAGTCTGGAATTCGTCGAAGGCCTGATGGCTGATTATTTGCGCGATTCGGAGAGCGTTTCACCCGATTGGCGCAGCTACTTCGATGAAATGCTGCACCACCGCAGTGCAAGCAACGGGCGGGGCGCGATGCAACGAATCGCGCGCCATGATTCCGGCCAGGGCAACGGACTGGCGGTCAAACAGATCGGCCCGTCATTTCATCCAGCCAGTTTGTTCAAGCCGCCGCGCATCGGCGGCGATGGCGTGGCGCTGGCTCCGCTGCCGCAGGCCGCTTCGCCCGCCGAGCAATGGCACATGGCGGTGCTGCAAGATCGCGTCGACCAATTGGTCCGCGCCTATCGTGTCCGCGGTCATTTAGTTGCGCAGATCGATCCGCTCGGATTGCCTCGGCCGGAGCTTCCGGAACTCGATCCGCATTATTACGGTTTCACCGATGTCGACCTCGACCGCGAGTTTTCGACCGACACGATCGAAGGGCCGCAATCAATGACGCTGCGCCGCATCCTCCAGCGGCTGCGCAATACCTATTGCCGCAGCATCGGAGTGCAGTTCATGCATATGGATGATCTGCAAGTCCGGCGCTGGCTACAAGAAAGAATGGAAGGGACGGAAAACCGTTGCAAGTTACAGCGCCGCGAGCAACTGCGAATCTTACACGGCTTGACCAGCGCGGTCGTGTTCGAGGAGTTTGTCCAGCGGCGGTTTCTCGGAGCAAAGAGTTTTTCGCTCGAAGGAGCCGAATCGTTGATTCCGCTGTTGGAACTGACGATCGAGCGAGCCGGCGAGCACAAGATCGACGAAATTGTTCTGGCGATGGCCCACCGCGGCCGGCTCAATGTGCTGGCCAATGTCATGGGCAAGAGCGCTCAGCAAATATTCCGTGAATTTGCCGACATCGATCCTGAGTTGCACATTGGGCGCGGCGATGTGAAATACCATTTGGGGCACTCGACCGATGTCAAAACGGGCTGCGGCCATCGCGTCCATTTATCGCTCTGTTTCAATCCCAGTCATTTGGAGTTCGTGAATCCTGTCGCGATTGGTCGCATGCGAGCCAAGCAAGACCGCGTGGACGATCTCGATCGCCGTCGCGGCATGGCGCTGTTGATCCACGGCGACGCCGCGTTTGCCGGCGAGGGCGTGATTCAAGAAACGCTCAACATGAGCCAACTCGACGGATATCAAATCGGCGGCACGCTGCACGTCGTGGTCAACAATCAAATCGGCTTTACGACCAGCCCGAGCGAGGGCCGCAGCACGACTTACGCCACGGACATCGCCAAGATGCTGCAAATTCCAATTTTCCATGTCAATGGAGAAGATCCGGAAGCCGTCGCCCAGGCAATACGACTTGGGATGGACTTTCGGCGCGAGTTTCAGCGCGACGTGGTCATCGACATGTATTGCTACCGCCGTCGCGGACACAACGAAGCCGATGAGCCATCATTTACGCAGCCGCAGCTTTATCAAGCGATTGAAGAGCGAAAGAACGTTCGGGAAGGGTACCTCGATCATTTGCTCAAGCTCGGCGGGATCAACCGCGAAGAGGCCGATCACATCGCTTCCGAGTTGCGCGAGCGGCTCGATCGAGAGCTGTCGGTCGCCAAGAGCGAAGAATATGTACCTCGCAGCGATCTCGCCGGTTTTTGGGCGTTTTACATCGGTGGGCGCGAGCGCGAGGCCGCCGAAGTTGAAACCGAAATGAAACGCGAGCGCCTGGTTGAACTGTTGCACAAGCTCTCGCAGACGCCGTCCGATTTCCAGCCGCATCCAAAAATCGAACGGCTGCTGAACGCTCGACGCGAAATGGCGGAAGGCAAACGTCCGCTCGATTGGGCAGCCGCTGAAGCACTGGCGCTGGGCAGCCTCGCGGTGCAAGGATTGCGAGTGCGTCTAACCGGTCAAGACAGCGAGCGAGGCACGTTTAGCCACCGCCATGCCGTGCTGCACGATGTTCATCACGGCCGGCGCTACATGCCGCTGGCAAATTTAGCAGCCGACCAAGCGCCGGTCGAAATCTACAACAGCCCGCTTTCGGAAGCCGGCGTCCTTGGATTTGAGTACGGCTACAGTCTCGATTGTCCAGATGGCCTCGTGCTGTGGGAAGCGCAATTCGGCGATTTTGTCAATGCGGCCCAAGTGGTCATCGACCAGTTTATCGTCAGCGCTGAAGATAAATGGCGGCGGTTGAGCGGCGTGGTGCTGCTCTTGCCCCACGGCTTTGAAGGCATGGGGCCGGAGCATTCCAGTGCTCGGTTGGAACGCTTCCTCAGTCTGGCGGCTAAAGACAACATTCAAGTGGCCAATCCCACGACGCCAGCGCAATTTTTCCATTGCTTGCGACGGCAAGTGTTGCGCGTGTGGCGTAAGCCACTGGTGCTGATGACGCCCAAGAGCTTGCTCCGCCATCCGCAGGCCGTCAGCCCGCTCGACGACTTTGATTGCGGCAATTTTCACCGCGTACTTCCCGATGTCGCTCCCCATGAGCGGACAACCGTCGATCGAATTCTCCTCTGTTCGGGGAAAATCTATTACGAGTTGGAACACAAACGCCGGGAGCTTGGCAAGCACAATGTTGCCATCGTACGGATGGAACAACTGTATCCACTGCCGCGCGGCTTGCTCAGTTCCGCGTTGGCGGGCTACCGCGACGGTACGCCGGCATTCTGGGTGCAAGAAGAACCGGAAAACATGGGCGCGTGGCGATTTATCCGAATTCAATTCGGGCAGCGATTGCTCGACCGTTTTCCGCTTTCCGGCATCTACCGACAAAGCGCCGCCAGTCCAGCCACCGGCAGCGCGAGCAGCCATCGACTGGAGCAGGAGAAAATTCTGGTCGCGGCCCTGGGGGAATAA
- the rpiB gene encoding ribose 5-phosphate isomerase B — MIAVGCDHAGFPLKQHVIVQVRNAGHDVLDCGATALVPTDDYPDFALAVGEAIRGGRAERGIVVCGSGVGVSVAANKIPGIRAAMCHDTFSARQGVEDDSMNVVCLGARVIGPELATEVIRAFLSARFSGAERHQRRLSKVLQIEADAFSRKNAEQ; from the coding sequence ATGATCGCCGTCGGTTGTGACCATGCCGGATTTCCGCTCAAGCAACACGTTATCGTGCAGGTGCGCAATGCTGGACACGACGTGCTTGATTGTGGGGCGACGGCGCTCGTGCCGACCGACGACTACCCCGACTTTGCCTTGGCGGTTGGCGAAGCCATTCGCGGCGGCAGAGCCGAGCGCGGCATCGTCGTCTGCGGCAGTGGCGTAGGCGTAAGCGTAGCTGCCAATAAGATTCCAGGCATCCGCGCGGCAATGTGTCACGACACGTTTTCCGCGCGGCAAGGCGTCGAGGACGATTCGATGAACGTGGTTTGCCTGGGGGCTCGCGTTATCGGTCCTGAACTGGCCACTGAAGTGATTCGCGCATTTCTTTCCGCTAGATTCTCGGGAGCCGAGCGACACCAGCGGCGGCTAAGCAAGGTTCTGCAAATCGAAGCCGACGCCTTCAGCCGCAAGAATGCGGAGCAGTAA
- a CDS encoding sigma-54-dependent Fis family transcriptional regulator, translating to MKKGTLLLVDDDRHVLNSMADWLREQGYKVDVAADYAAAIAVIDRKPFDLLIVDIRLADRDGFELLEYSRKRSPSTPVILVTGYGTVELAIEAIRSGAFDLLTKPLIDDELELAIDRALNQREMMEENKQLKAQLDLKFGLENIVGHDHRMQRIFEMIESIADTKATVLITGESGTGKSLVARAIHRASGRRDKPFVEVACGALPETLLESELFGHVAGAFTGATGDKTGKFMLANGGTIFLDEIGTASPGMQVKLLRVLQDLEFEPVGGTKTQRVDCRVILATNENLSKAVAEGRFRQDLYYRVNVINVELPPLRDRLSDIPLLAQHFLEEVCEESGRKVQAFSEDAMTALQRYRWPGNVRELQNIVERAVLLGKDDTVQVHDLPSQLAAEAPISAHSDPGKNLKQALASPEKQIILEVLERHHWNRQATAQELGINRTTLYKKMKRLGLEVERFARR from the coding sequence ATGAAAAAAGGCACCTTGCTGTTGGTGGACGACGACCGTCACGTGTTGAATTCGATGGCCGATTGGCTGCGAGAACAGGGCTATAAAGTCGACGTGGCGGCGGACTACGCAGCCGCCATTGCCGTGATCGACCGCAAGCCGTTCGATTTATTGATCGTCGATATCCGCCTTGCTGATCGCGACGGTTTTGAGTTGCTCGAATACTCTCGCAAACGCAGCCCATCGACGCCGGTGATCTTGGTGACCGGGTACGGCACCGTGGAGTTGGCCATTGAGGCCATTCGATCGGGCGCGTTCGATTTGCTGACCAAGCCGCTGATCGACGACGAGTTGGAATTGGCCATCGATCGGGCCTTGAATCAACGTGAAATGATGGAAGAGAACAAGCAGCTCAAGGCTCAGCTTGATCTGAAATTCGGACTGGAAAACATCGTGGGGCACGACCATCGAATGCAACGGATTTTCGAGATGATCGAGTCGATCGCCGACACGAAAGCCACCGTGCTGATCACCGGCGAAAGTGGTACCGGAAAATCGCTGGTGGCGCGCGCGATTCACCGCGCCAGCGGCCGTCGCGACAAACCCTTTGTCGAAGTCGCCTGTGGCGCGCTCCCCGAAACGCTACTCGAAAGCGAACTATTCGGTCACGTCGCCGGCGCATTCACGGGCGCGACCGGCGACAAAACGGGCAAATTCATGCTCGCCAACGGCGGCACGATTTTCCTCGACGAAATCGGCACCGCTAGCCCAGGGATGCAAGTGAAGCTGCTGCGCGTCTTACAAGACCTCGAATTCGAGCCGGTTGGCGGCACCAAGACGCAGCGCGTCGATTGCCGCGTGATTTTGGCAACCAATGAGAACCTATCGAAAGCCGTCGCCGAAGGCCGGTTTCGGCAAGACCTGTACTATCGCGTCAATGTCATCAACGTCGAATTGCCGCCGCTTCGCGATCGTCTATCGGACATTCCGCTCTTGGCCCAGCACTTTCTGGAGGAAGTCTGCGAGGAATCTGGCCGCAAGGTTCAAGCATTCAGCGAAGATGCCATGACGGCTCTACAACGTTACCGTTGGCCGGGCAATGTTCGAGAATTGCAAAATATCGTCGAGCGGGCCGTGCTGTTGGGCAAAGACGACACGGTGCAGGTACACGATCTGCCGTCCCAGTTGGCAGCCGAGGCCCCGATTTCGGCTCATAGCGACCCAGGCAAGAACCTGAAACAGGCCCTGGCGTCGCCGGAAAAGCAGATCATTCTGGAAGTGCTGGAACGCCACCATTGGAACCGCCAAGCAACGGCACAGGAACTGGGGATCAACCGCACGACGCTCTACAAGAAAATGAAGCGGCTAGGGCTTGAAGTCGAACGATTTGCACGTCGATAG
- the tadA gene encoding Flp pilus assembly complex ATPase component TadA, with product MAKFDEILIRKKIISPDQLAEAKKLATQSGKSVADELIRLGYAGGDEVMRAMAQEHGLDFVNLEEVVIPPAIVELVPESVARENTVLPLSEIDERTLKVIMSDPLDFETRDKLQFILNKNIEIALSPREMIQEAINRHYGQIDGESADSMLQEFTDTAIDFTETTEDATTTEEAVDESSAPIVKLVQLIISEAVQLRASDIHVEPFEDRVRIRYRIDGVLVERDSPPKRLLGALLSRIKILAKMDIAERRRPQDGRIKITAGQKELDLRVSVLPTNHGQSAVMRLLDKDNIRVGVRQLGLSESDFRQFKQLIKRPNGIILVTGPTGSGKTTTLYAALNELNRPDVKIITAEDPVEYYLPGINQVEVRHNIGLDFSRIIRSMLRQAPNIILVGEMRDAETASMGIQASLTGHLVFSTLHTNDAPGAITRMIDMGVPAYLVASSIIAVLAQRLVRVNCSKCKQPHQPSDAILAEAGITPEMAAKATFMKGRGCSHCGGGGYRGRLGIFELMMMTSKIREMAFEGAPTQQLRRVAISQGMTPLYNDGIAKVLKGITTVEEVFRNAKQVEQ from the coding sequence ATGGCCAAATTCGACGAAATCCTGATTCGCAAGAAGATCATCAGTCCCGACCAATTGGCCGAGGCGAAGAAGCTTGCTACGCAATCGGGTAAGAGCGTCGCCGACGAGCTGATCCGGCTGGGATACGCCGGCGGCGACGAAGTGATGCGGGCGATGGCGCAAGAACACGGCCTCGACTTCGTAAATCTCGAAGAAGTCGTCATTCCACCGGCCATTGTCGAATTGGTCCCCGAATCGGTTGCTCGCGAAAATACGGTTTTGCCCCTCAGCGAAATCGACGAGCGGACGCTCAAAGTCATCATGAGCGACCCGCTCGACTTTGAAACGCGCGACAAGTTGCAGTTCATTCTCAATAAGAACATCGAAATCGCCCTATCACCTCGCGAAATGATCCAAGAGGCCATCAACCGGCATTACGGCCAAATCGATGGCGAATCCGCCGACTCGATGCTTCAAGAGTTCACCGATACGGCGATCGACTTTACCGAAACCACCGAAGACGCCACGACGACCGAAGAAGCCGTCGACGAATCGAGTGCCCCAATTGTCAAACTCGTTCAATTGATTATCTCCGAAGCCGTTCAGCTTCGAGCGTCCGACATTCACGTCGAGCCGTTTGAAGACCGCGTGCGAATTCGCTACCGCATCGATGGAGTGCTGGTCGAGCGCGACAGTCCGCCCAAGCGGCTCCTGGGCGCGCTGCTGTCCCGCATCAAGATCTTGGCCAAAATGGACATTGCCGAACGCCGCCGACCCCAGGATGGCCGAATCAAGATTACCGCCGGCCAAAAGGAACTCGATCTGCGGGTCAGCGTCCTACCGACCAACCACGGCCAATCGGCCGTCATGCGGCTGCTAGATAAGGACAATATCCGGGTGGGTGTCCGGCAACTCGGCCTGTCGGAGTCAGACTTTCGCCAATTTAAGCAGCTTATCAAACGCCCCAACGGCATTATCCTTGTCACCGGACCCACGGGGTCGGGAAAGACGACTACCCTCTACGCTGCTTTGAACGAGCTAAACCGGCCCGATGTGAAAATCATCACGGCCGAGGATCCGGTGGAATACTATTTACCTGGCATCAACCAAGTCGAAGTGCGCCATAACATCGGTCTCGATTTCTCTCGCATCATTCGCTCGATGTTGCGGCAAGCCCCTAACATCATCCTCGTCGGAGAAATGCGCGACGCCGAGACCGCATCGATGGGCATCCAAGCATCTTTGACTGGACACTTAGTTTTTAGTACACTACATACGAACGATGCGCCCGGCGCTATTACGCGCATGATCGACATGGGAGTTCCGGCCTATTTGGTCGCAAGCAGCATTATTGCCGTGCTGGCCCAGCGTCTTGTCCGCGTCAATTGCTCGAAATGTAAGCAGCCGCACCAACCGTCAGACGCCATTTTGGCAGAAGCCGGAATCACCCCGGAGATGGCTGCCAAAGCGACTTTTATGAAGGGGCGAGGATGCAGCCATTGCGGCGGAGGCGGCTATCGCGGTCGGCTGGGCATTTTCGAATTAATGATGATGACGTCGAAAATCCGCGAGATGGCCTTCGAGGGAGCG